One part of the Bacillus sp. FJAT-27916 genome encodes these proteins:
- a CDS encoding ABC transporter ATP-binding protein translates to MRIEVNDVVVGYDSTVIVDGLTIRIPDGQITTIIGSNGCGKSTLLKAITRIIPYQKGQVLLDGTDIHQKSTKALARELAILPQTQDSAVGLLVEELVSYGRFPHQSGLSTLKKEDKRVIEWAMEATNTLVFRHHSVDELSGGQKQRVWIAMALAQNTDIIFLDEPTTYLDMAHQLEVLELLEKLNEEENRTIVMVLHDLNHAARFSHYMIALEKGLIVKAGTPDEVMTPDVLKKVFQIDAVIDKDPRFHKPICTTYNLIK, encoded by the coding sequence ATGAGAATAGAAGTGAACGATGTCGTCGTCGGCTATGACAGCACAGTCATTGTTGATGGCTTGACTATTCGGATTCCGGATGGTCAGATTACCACAATCATCGGCTCTAATGGCTGTGGTAAATCAACTCTATTAAAAGCAATTACACGTATTATTCCTTACCAAAAAGGACAAGTTCTCCTTGACGGGACAGACATTCATCAAAAGTCAACAAAAGCCTTGGCCCGCGAGCTTGCCATCCTTCCCCAGACACAAGATAGTGCCGTTGGATTATTGGTTGAGGAATTGGTCTCCTATGGCCGTTTCCCCCATCAGTCCGGTCTCAGCACCTTAAAGAAAGAAGATAAAAGGGTAATTGAATGGGCGATGGAAGCGACAAACACATTGGTTTTTCGCCATCATTCAGTTGATGAATTATCCGGCGGACAAAAGCAGCGGGTTTGGATTGCGATGGCACTCGCTCAAAACACGGATATCATCTTCCTCGATGAGCCAACCACCTATCTTGATATGGCCCATCAATTAGAGGTGCTCGAGCTATTGGAAAAGCTGAACGAGGAAGAAAATAGAACCATCGTGATGGTGCTTCATGATCTTAATCATGCAGCCAGGTTCTCTCATTATATGATTGCCCTTGAAAAAGGCTTAATTGTCAAAGCCGGTACTCCGGATGAGGTGATGACGCCTGATGTGCTGAAAAAGGTCTTCCAGATTGATGCAGTCATTGATAAGGACCCACGCTTTCATAAGCCTATTTGCACTACATACAATCTAATCAAATAG
- a CDS encoding ABC transporter substrate-binding protein: MKKWMLLICTALILVLAACGKTDSATDEKASSKDTSDTIIYQSSKGDIEVPSKPERVVVLSSYAGDLIKLGVNIVGVDSWSMDNPNFKEGLAHAEIVTNEDLEKILELEPDLIIGLDNVNNADKLKEIAPTVLFTYGEYDYLQQHIEVGKVVNQEEKAAAWAEDFKKRTQEIGKDIKSKIGEDTTITVAENYEKQMYVFGDAWGRGTEILYQGMGLKMPQSVIDQALKPGYAAISQEVLDDYVGDYLLLNLWQDTSFTDSEWYNNIEAVKRGQVLLTDGPAFYFNDALSLEYQLASIEKFFLK, from the coding sequence ATGAAAAAATGGATGTTATTGATATGCACCGCACTAATCCTTGTACTGGCTGCCTGCGGCAAAACTGATTCTGCTACGGATGAAAAGGCAAGTTCAAAAGACACTTCTGATACGATTATCTATCAATCTTCTAAAGGCGATATCGAGGTTCCATCTAAGCCGGAGCGCGTAGTTGTGCTCTCCTCCTACGCTGGGGATTTAATCAAGCTGGGGGTCAATATTGTCGGGGTTGATTCCTGGTCCATGGATAATCCGAACTTCAAGGAAGGGTTGGCTCATGCAGAGATTGTTACGAATGAGGATTTAGAGAAAATTCTCGAGCTTGAACCAGATCTTATCATTGGACTCGACAATGTTAATAATGCGGATAAACTGAAGGAAATCGCACCAACTGTCCTATTTACATACGGCGAATACGATTATCTGCAGCAGCATATTGAAGTTGGTAAGGTTGTGAATCAAGAAGAGAAAGCCGCAGCATGGGCAGAAGACTTCAAAAAACGAACCCAAGAAATTGGAAAAGACATCAAATCCAAAATCGGTGAAGATACGACGATAACTGTGGCTGAGAATTATGAAAAACAAATGTATGTGTTCGGGGATGCATGGGGACGCGGCACAGAAATCCTTTATCAGGGGATGGGTTTAAAAATGCCTCAATCCGTTATTGATCAAGCCTTAAAACCTGGTTATGCCGCCATTTCACAGGAAGTGCTGGATGACTATGTCGGCGATTACCTCCTGCTTAATCTTTGGCAGGATACCTCCTTCACTGATTCAGAATGGTACAACAATATCGAGGCTGTCAAAAGAGGCCAGGTATTATTGACTGATGGGCCTGCCTTCTACTTCAATGATGCCTTATCCCTTGAATATCAACTAGCTTCAATTGAAAAGTTCTTCTTGAAATAA
- a CDS encoding iron-hydroxamate ABC transporter substrate-binding protein has product MKKRLIFLLTAMMMFLAACGNEEASSGDESKEKDTTTETITYESESGPVEVPADPKRVVVLSLYVGDLLEMGVNVVGMDSWSYDNPEFAKAYPDAEIVESTDYEKIIELEPDLIIGSNNVEDAKKLEEIAPTVLFTYGKLDYLDTRMEIGKVLNKEKEMQAWMDEFKERSASLGKEIKAKIGEDATVTVAGYADKQIFLFGDSWGRGTEILYKEMGLKMPEAVADVALEPGYFGISEEVLGDYVGEYLVLNVAETEKDTSFLESNAYKNISAVKNGNVFYANGASFYFADAYSLNYQLDFFEKHFLGK; this is encoded by the coding sequence ATGAAAAAACGGCTTATTTTTTTACTAACAGCAATGATGATGTTTCTCGCAGCGTGCGGGAACGAGGAAGCTTCCTCAGGAGATGAATCAAAGGAGAAGGATACCACCACTGAAACAATTACCTATGAGTCTGAAAGCGGTCCGGTTGAAGTACCGGCTGATCCAAAACGGGTTGTTGTTCTTTCCCTTTATGTAGGAGACCTGCTCGAAATGGGGGTCAATGTAGTCGGCATGGATTCCTGGTCCTATGATAACCCCGAATTCGCAAAAGCTTATCCAGACGCAGAAATCGTCGAAAGCACAGATTACGAAAAAATCATTGAGCTTGAGCCAGATTTGATCATTGGCTCCAACAATGTTGAAGATGCCAAAAAGCTTGAAGAAATCGCGCCAACCGTCTTATTTACATATGGGAAGCTTGATTACTTGGATACCCGCATGGAGATTGGAAAAGTCCTGAATAAAGAAAAAGAAATGCAGGCTTGGATGGATGAGTTCAAAGAGCGTTCTGCTTCTTTAGGAAAAGAAATCAAAGCAAAAATTGGCGAAGATGCAACGGTTACAGTCGCTGGCTATGCTGATAAACAAATCTTCTTATTTGGAGATAGCTGGGGCCGCGGAACGGAAATTTTGTACAAGGAAATGGGCTTAAAAATGCCTGAGGCTGTTGCCGATGTGGCACTTGAACCGGGTTATTTCGGAATCTCTGAAGAAGTACTGGGAGATTATGTGGGTGAGTACCTTGTCTTAAATGTAGCTGAAACAGAGAAGGATACCTCCTTCCTTGAATCAAACGCCTATAAGAATATTTCTGCTGTCAAGAATGGGAATGTCTTTTATGCAAACGGTGCATCCTTCTATTTTGCTGATGCTTATTCATTGAATTATCAATTGGATTTCTTTGAAAAGCATTTCTTAGGAAAGTAA
- a CDS encoding FecCD family ABC transporter permease gives MLMKTSYLTISKWLLAVLLLFGVTFLALSLGAARTTLLDIYEAITGRSGGAYYDILRDIRFPRVIAAFFVGAALAVAGAIMQGMTRNPLADPGLLGLTAGANLALAITMAFLPALTFLMLMFSSFIGAAAGMLLVFGIGMTSKNGLSPLKLVLAGAAVSLFLQAISSSVGILFNVSKDLSMWTAGGLVSTTWDSLIIVPFIVLGLGGAVFYSRQLTILSLNEELAKSLGQKTTFIKIILMVIVVILAGTAVALIGNLSFVGLFIPHIVRRIVGADYRAIIPMSILAGGTFMILTDFVSRMIFAPLEIPVVALVAVIGLPFFLFLVKKGGRTFA, from the coding sequence ATGCTTATGAAGACATCCTATCTCACTATTAGTAAATGGCTGCTTGCTGTTCTCCTCCTATTCGGGGTGACTTTCCTGGCATTAAGTCTTGGGGCTGCGAGGACCACCCTGCTCGATATATATGAAGCAATCACAGGGAGAAGCGGTGGAGCTTATTATGATATTTTGAGAGATATCCGCTTTCCGCGTGTCATTGCGGCTTTCTTTGTCGGCGCTGCGTTAGCCGTTGCAGGGGCCATCATGCAAGGCATGACTCGAAATCCGCTTGCTGACCCCGGTCTTTTAGGGCTGACAGCCGGAGCCAATCTAGCCCTTGCGATCACCATGGCCTTTCTTCCCGCCCTGACGTTCCTCATGCTCATGTTCAGTTCCTTTATTGGTGCCGCAGCCGGAATGCTTCTTGTATTTGGAATAGGAATGACTTCGAAAAACGGCCTCTCTCCGCTGAAACTTGTTTTAGCCGGCGCAGCCGTTTCTCTCTTCTTACAGGCCATTTCTAGCAGCGTCGGTATCTTATTTAATGTTTCGAAGGATTTAAGCATGTGGACAGCCGGCGGATTGGTCAGTACGACATGGGATTCACTCATCATCGTCCCGTTCATTGTTCTTGGACTAGGTGGGGCTGTCTTTTACAGCAGACAGCTGACCATTCTTAGCCTGAACGAGGAGCTGGCCAAAAGTTTGGGACAGAAGACAACCTTCATAAAGATCATCCTAATGGTCATTGTTGTCATATTGGCAGGAACCGCCGTTGCCCTGATTGGCAATCTATCCTTTGTCGGACTGTTTATTCCGCATATTGTGCGAAGAATCGTCGGAGCAGATTACCGAGCCATTATCCCGATGTCGATTCTTGCTGGCGGTACCTTCATGATTTTGACAGACTTTGTTAGTCGAATGATCTTCGCACCGTTAGAGATTCCTGTGGTCGCGTTGGTGGCTGTGATTGGACTCCCATTCTTCCTATTCTTAGTCAAGAAAGGGGGACGAACATTTGCGTAA
- a CDS encoding FecCD family ABC transporter permease, whose protein sequence is MLILLLLSILAGISLGPSAVGLSQIIPTLIGEGSFKEEFILLSVRMPRVFILALAGMALALSGAILQSLTKNDLADPGIIGINAGAGMAITIFYLFVDANLDYYTYQLPAVGFAGAIITAVLIYGMTVEKQKGIQPVKLVLMGVGFASALSGLMVILISGARQEDVQFISRWLAGSIWGADWPFILALLPWLTISVPILLFKQRAMNLLALNETVAKGVGVHVNRDRVILLIVAVALAASSVSVVGNISFIGLIAPHIAKRLVGARHQSFLFLSPLIGAAILITADTIGRIIYSEQTIPAGIIVSIIGAPYFLYLLKKTS, encoded by the coding sequence ATGCTAATCTTGCTGCTTCTGAGCATTCTCGCCGGCATCAGCCTCGGCCCATCTGCTGTTGGACTCAGTCAAATCATTCCAACTCTGATAGGGGAAGGTTCCTTTAAGGAGGAGTTCATTCTCCTCTCAGTCCGGATGCCGCGTGTGTTTATTCTGGCCTTGGCTGGTATGGCCTTAGCGCTTTCCGGCGCGATTCTGCAAAGCCTGACTAAAAATGATTTGGCTGACCCCGGCATTATTGGTATCAATGCTGGTGCCGGCATGGCTATCACCATCTTTTATTTATTCGTTGACGCAAATCTTGACTACTATACGTATCAATTGCCGGCTGTCGGTTTTGCCGGCGCAATTATAACGGCCGTCTTGATTTATGGTATGACTGTAGAAAAACAGAAAGGCATCCAGCCCGTCAAGCTGGTCCTGATGGGAGTCGGCTTCGCCTCAGCCCTTTCTGGCTTGATGGTCATTCTTATCTCTGGAGCCAGACAGGAAGATGTTCAATTCATCTCGAGATGGCTGGCGGGCAGTATATGGGGGGCAGATTGGCCATTTATTCTTGCACTCCTGCCCTGGCTGACAATCTCTGTGCCAATTTTATTGTTCAAACAGCGCGCCATGAACCTGCTCGCCTTGAATGAAACGGTCGCTAAGGGGGTTGGTGTCCATGTCAATCGTGATCGCGTCATCCTTTTGATTGTGGCAGTAGCCTTGGCAGCATCCTCCGTATCGGTGGTTGGGAATATCAGCTTTATCGGCCTGATTGCTCCACATATCGCCAAACGGTTGGTCGGAGCAAGGCATCAAAGCTTCTTATTCCTGTCACCTTTGATTGGTGCAGCTATCTTAATTACCGCTGATACCATCGGCCGCATTATTTACAGTGAACAAACCATACCAGCGGGAATTATCGTATCCATCATTGGCGCGCCCTATTTCTTATATCTTTTGAAAAAAACGTCCTGA
- the tyrS gene encoding tyrosine--tRNA ligase, which yields MFLKPEKQLEIIQKGADTIVDREELHVKLERSYKENQPLIIKLGLDPSAPDIHLGHAVVLRKIKQMQDLGHHAVILIGDFTGRIGDPTGKAKGRVALSDEVVKENAKTYCEQIFKVLDQEKTTVRFNSEWLSKLTFEDVIKLAATTSVARILERDDFQKRYQNQIPIGIHEFFYPLMQAYDSVELKADIELGGTDQTFNILMGRTLQKHFGLEKQIAIFMPLLEGLDGKEKMSKSLGNYIGVNEAPEVMFKKVMEIPDELIIKYFELATDEHPQQIAAIKARLENGENPRDIKIELAQIITALYHGEKTMKEARQYFETVFRKRELPNDIPTIQLEDAQETITDVIPNLIEHGLVTSKSEFLRLVKQNGVSLNGEKLTSETLNQTIASEDVIQIGKKRFVKVIK from the coding sequence ATGTTTTTAAAACCTGAAAAACAATTGGAAATCATTCAAAAAGGCGCAGACACCATCGTTGACAGAGAGGAATTACACGTAAAACTTGAACGATCATATAAGGAAAATCAGCCCCTGATAATCAAGCTCGGTCTTGACCCATCTGCTCCGGACATTCACCTTGGACACGCGGTTGTCCTTCGCAAGATTAAGCAAATGCAGGATCTAGGCCACCATGCCGTCATCCTGATTGGTGATTTCACCGGCCGCATCGGCGACCCGACTGGCAAAGCAAAGGGCCGTGTTGCGCTCAGTGATGAAGTTGTAAAGGAAAATGCAAAAACATATTGCGAGCAAATATTCAAAGTGCTTGATCAGGAGAAAACAACTGTCCGCTTTAATAGTGAATGGCTGTCGAAATTGACCTTTGAAGATGTCATTAAATTAGCGGCCACCACATCGGTTGCTCGTATTTTGGAAAGAGATGATTTCCAAAAACGCTACCAAAACCAGATACCAATCGGCATCCATGAATTTTTCTACCCGCTCATGCAAGCATACGATTCCGTGGAATTAAAGGCAGATATTGAACTCGGCGGTACAGATCAAACCTTCAATATCCTCATGGGGCGTACGCTGCAAAAACATTTCGGCCTGGAGAAACAAATCGCCATCTTCATGCCGCTTCTTGAAGGATTGGACGGCAAAGAAAAGATGAGCAAAAGCTTAGGCAACTACATTGGTGTGAACGAAGCTCCTGAAGTGATGTTCAAGAAGGTAATGGAAATCCCTGATGAACTGATTATCAAATACTTCGAATTAGCGACAGATGAACATCCACAACAAATAGCAGCTATCAAAGCTCGCTTAGAAAACGGGGAAAATCCGCGAGACATCAAAATTGAGCTCGCTCAGATTATCACCGCCCTGTACCACGGTGAGAAGACAATGAAGGAGGCAAGACAGTACTTCGAGACGGTCTTCCGCAAAAGAGAGCTGCCCAATGACATTCCGACCATCCAATTGGAGGACGCTCAAGAAACCATCACAGATGTTATCCCGAATCTCATCGAGCATGGACTTGTCACTAGCAAAAGCGAGTTCCTCCGCTTAGTGAAGCAAAACGGCGTCTCCCTCAATGGGGAAAAGCTGACATCTGAAACATTGAATCAGACCATTGCCAGCGAGGATGTCATTCAGATTGGGAAGAAACGATTCGTGAAAGTCATTAAATAA
- a CDS encoding glutathione peroxidase: MKTVYDFQVKKTDGLMQPLDMYEGKPLLIVNTASKCGLAPQFKGLQELHEKFQEDGFQVLGFPCDQFNNQEYDDIEETTQFCQMNYGVSFPMFAKVKVNGNEADPLFQYLTQQQKGLLGKQIKWNFTKFLVNEKGEVIERYAPTTEPQKIEEDIRSVIENASR; the protein is encoded by the coding sequence ATGAAAACAGTCTATGATTTCCAAGTGAAGAAAACAGACGGATTAATGCAGCCGCTGGATATGTATGAAGGAAAGCCGCTTTTAATCGTGAATACGGCCAGCAAATGCGGCTTGGCCCCCCAATTTAAAGGCTTACAGGAGCTGCACGAGAAATTTCAAGAAGACGGCTTCCAGGTCCTTGGGTTTCCATGCGATCAATTTAACAATCAAGAATATGACGATATTGAAGAGACGACACAATTTTGTCAGATGAATTATGGGGTAAGCTTTCCGATGTTTGCGAAAGTCAAGGTCAATGGGAATGAGGCTGATCCTCTGTTTCAATATCTGACCCAGCAGCAAAAGGGTTTGCTCGGTAAGCAGATTAAATGGAATTTCACCAAATTTCTCGTTAATGAAAAGGGTGAGGTCATTGAGCGTTATGCTCCCACAACTGAACCCCAAAAGATTGAAGAAGATATCCGAAGTGTCATCGAGAATGCAAGTCGTTAG
- a CDS encoding MarR family winged helix-turn-helix transcriptional regulator yields the protein MEEFFTLRKQLCFSLYEVSGEFTRLYTNALKKFGLTYPQYLVLLSLWEKDHVTMKELGEHVNLGTGTLTPMISRMEANGWLKKERSRLDERKVFISLEQKAWDQKPLITSRIEVVFGNCEIDFAEYEGLMQQLAQLKNKLTKQTS from the coding sequence ATGGAAGAGTTTTTTACACTGAGAAAGCAATTATGCTTCTCCCTCTATGAAGTCTCAGGCGAATTTACGCGATTGTATACAAATGCCTTAAAGAAATTTGGTTTAACCTATCCCCAATACTTAGTATTGCTGAGCTTATGGGAAAAAGACCATGTGACCATGAAGGAATTAGGCGAGCACGTCAATCTTGGGACAGGTACATTAACCCCGATGATTTCCCGTATGGAAGCAAACGGATGGCTGAAGAAGGAACGCTCAAGGCTTGATGAACGCAAAGTGTTTATCTCCCTTGAGCAAAAAGCATGGGACCAAAAGCCGCTTATCACTTCAAGAATTGAAGTTGTGTTTGGGAATTGTGAGATTGATTTTGCTGAATATGAAGGTCTTATGCAGCAACTGGCACAGCTTAAGAACAAACTGACTAAGCAAACCTCTTGA
- a CDS encoding HIRAN domain-containing protein: MAEKYISIVGVSHYFGPEIFKVGQKVILRKDHDNKQDDEAIQAELQTIGKVGYVANNYQTVAKGTQSAGRIYDSFDEVCAGEVAFIVKDTVIAKVLPEEKVITEEESKGV; encoded by the coding sequence ATGGCAGAGAAATATATTTCGATTGTAGGGGTCAGCCATTACTTTGGCCCGGAGATTTTTAAGGTGGGACAGAAGGTCATTCTGCGAAAAGACCATGATAATAAGCAGGATGATGAAGCGATTCAAGCGGAGCTTCAGACAATCGGCAAGGTCGGATATGTCGCCAATAATTATCAAACGGTTGCCAAAGGAACGCAAAGTGCCGGACGGATTTATGACTCGTTTGATGAGGTATGCGCAGGAGAAGTGGCGTTTATTGTGAAAGACACCGTTATTGCTAAGGTGCTCCCGGAGGAAAAAGTAATAACAGAAGAGGAAAGTAAAGGAGTCTGA
- a CDS encoding M20 metallopeptidase family protein produces MNDYLAKAQAMKDELINYRRHIHQNPEVGDHLPQTTAYVMERLREFGYDPEEICDSGIVALAGKKDGGKTFMLRADMDALPITEETDYSFKATNGKMHACGHDVHTTMLLGAAKLLKEHENELEGTVKLIFQPNEEGFKGAKRMIQAGVLENPKVDAAMALHVHSGTPTNTVLYGHGTSIAGCTIFRITVKGVGCHGAMPETGVDPINIASHIYLSMQEIIAREVSAIQSAVITVGKFQAGNTHNVIPDQAVLEGTIRYLDVDIGDFIQKRLEEIVTSTAKLFRGEANFEVVASVPPLKNDDALADQLSTYVKDIVGDQAVISFEGGGMGSEDFASYGYKVPSVYFLLGAGSKEENPHYGFPMHHPQVEFNEDILPIGAAMHANAATMWLKSNKPS; encoded by the coding sequence ATGAACGACTATTTAGCAAAAGCACAAGCCATGAAAGATGAATTAATCAACTATAGGCGGCATATCCACCAAAACCCTGAAGTGGGGGACCATCTTCCGCAAACAACCGCATACGTGATGGAGCGTTTACGGGAATTCGGATACGATCCTGAGGAGATTTGTGACAGCGGAATTGTTGCCTTGGCCGGTAAAAAGGACGGGGGAAAAACATTCATGCTGAGGGCGGATATGGATGCACTCCCGATTACGGAGGAGACTGATTATTCCTTTAAAGCGACGAATGGAAAGATGCATGCATGCGGACATGATGTTCATACGACTATGCTATTAGGAGCGGCTAAGCTATTAAAAGAGCATGAAAATGAGCTTGAAGGAACGGTTAAGCTTATCTTTCAGCCGAACGAGGAAGGCTTCAAGGGAGCAAAACGGATGATTCAGGCAGGTGTTTTGGAAAACCCTAAGGTGGATGCGGCCATGGCCCTGCATGTTCATTCAGGCACACCGACAAATACGGTCCTGTATGGACATGGAACAAGCATTGCCGGCTGCACAATCTTCCGTATTACGGTCAAAGGGGTCGGATGCCATGGGGCGATGCCGGAAACAGGTGTTGATCCGATTAATATCGCCTCGCATATTTATCTCTCCATGCAAGAAATCATTGCTAGAGAAGTGTCTGCTATCCAATCTGCGGTTATCACAGTCGGAAAGTTCCAGGCAGGGAATACGCATAATGTTATCCCTGACCAAGCGGTATTAGAAGGGACCATCCGTTATTTGGATGTAGACATAGGCGATTTTATTCAAAAAAGACTAGAAGAAATTGTCACCTCTACAGCGAAGCTGTTTAGAGGAGAAGCAAACTTTGAGGTCGTGGCATCTGTTCCTCCTTTGAAGAATGATGATGCGCTCGCCGACCAATTGTCCACTTATGTAAAGGATATTGTTGGAGATCAAGCTGTCATTTCCTTTGAAGGCGGAGGAATGGGCTCTGAAGATTTTGCTTCGTACGGGTATAAGGTGCCGAGTGTCTATTTCCTGCTAGGAGCTGGGTCGAAAGAAGAAAATCCTCACTATGGGTTTCCGATGCATCATCCTCAGGTTGAGTTCAACGAGGATATCTTACCGATAGGTGCAGCCATGCATGCCAATGCAGCGACGATGTGGCTCAAATCGAATAAACCCTCATGA